One Methylocapsa sp. D3K7 DNA window includes the following coding sequences:
- a CDS encoding arylsulfotransferase family protein, with protein MSEPQLHPMKVAINTYDARTSSGLIFLAPYAFSDDATYGQPGSLILDNTGNPVWFLPLNSPNLMNTDFRMQQLGGKPVLSFWQGTLATPPTYTNVPAGSSEPGSCYYIVDNTYRVIKTVAAQNGFTADIHEFLLTPSNTALLLSTRTVSMDLTPYGGPQHGYVQDFAIQEIDLKTNNLLFFWDALNHIPLAESYEPASSASFSNNTWDAYHLNSIGLTDDAKDIVVSGRNTSTIYKINKPSGMIVWRLGGKQSDFTIESGAEFSWQHDARFLPPNVISMFDDNCCETSGSVPAGTPPSHGLFLQLNLAAKTASLLREYYHDPNLNISSQGNTQSLANGNVFIGWGQSAYYSEYAAGGSTLYDAQMPGSNYTYRAYREKWVGTPYYPPSIAVESNNGVATVYASWNGSTETTTWQLFSGSGLKQFSLTKTVAKSGFETAISVTNSGPYFQVKALDASGKVIGISKITR; from the coding sequence GTGAGTGAGCCACAGCTGCACCCGATGAAAGTTGCTATCAATACATATGATGCTCGCACATCTTCAGGGTTAATATTTCTTGCCCCATATGCTTTTTCCGACGACGCTACTTACGGACAGCCAGGATCATTAATTTTGGATAATACGGGCAATCCTGTTTGGTTTCTCCCGTTAAACAGCCCTAATTTGATGAATACGGATTTCCGGATGCAGCAATTGGGCGGTAAACCAGTACTAAGTTTTTGGCAAGGCACTCTTGCTACACCGCCAACGTACACCAATGTGCCAGCCGGGTCATCCGAGCCAGGTTCTTGTTATTATATTGTTGACAACACCTATCGAGTCATAAAAACGGTCGCTGCTCAAAATGGTTTTACTGCCGATATCCATGAATTCCTGCTTACTCCAAGTAATACCGCGTTGCTTCTTTCTACCCGGACTGTATCTATGGATCTGACTCCGTATGGAGGTCCGCAACATGGATATGTCCAAGATTTTGCAATCCAAGAAATTGATTTGAAAACGAATAATTTGTTATTTTTCTGGGACGCGTTGAATCACATTCCGCTTGCTGAGTCCTACGAGCCGGCATCAAGCGCAAGTTTCAGCAACAACACATGGGATGCTTATCATTTAAATTCTATAGGGCTTACGGACGACGCCAAAGATATTGTGGTATCTGGGCGTAATACTTCAACAATTTATAAAATAAACAAGCCAAGCGGAATGATTGTCTGGCGGCTCGGCGGCAAGCAAAGCGACTTCACGATAGAAAGCGGGGCAGAATTCTCATGGCAGCATGATGCGCGTTTTCTGCCACCTAATGTAATAAGCATGTTTGACGATAATTGCTGCGAAACCTCTGGTTCAGTCCCAGCTGGGACGCCACCATCGCATGGGCTGTTCCTGCAATTAAACTTAGCCGCCAAGACGGCTAGTCTGTTAAGAGAGTATTATCATGATCCTAACCTAAATATTTCGTCACAGGGAAACACACAGAGCTTGGCCAATGGCAATGTATTCATTGGATGGGGGCAATCCGCCTATTATAGCGAATATGCAGCAGGAGGCAGCACGCTTTATGACGCCCAAATGCCGGGCAGCAATTATACATATCGCGCCTATCGCGAAAAGTGGGTTGGAACTCCTTATTATCCGCCAAGCATTGCTGTAGAATCAAACAATGGTGTAGCTACGGTCTATGCCTCATGGAATGGTTCGACAGAAACTACCACCTGGCAGCTGTTTAGCGGCAGCGGCCTCAAGCAATTCTCGCTCACGAAAACTGTGGCTAAATCTGGATTTGAAACTGCGATCTCGGTGACAAATTCAGGACCGTATTTTCAGGTGAAGGCCTTGGACGCCAGTGGCAAGGTGATCGGGATATCTAAGATCACGCGCTAG
- a CDS encoding papain-like cysteine protease family protein — MDAADLIHATTQPFSSLHRDIQIAGWLFRIRRLAFHMQPQTESNWCWAATSTSVSHYYWYRSRWTQCRVACAELNLQTCCEIPAPDDCNVPWFLDRALTRTQNFVSISGPIPFNEVRAEIDAGRPVGARIGWSGGGGHFVVIYGYTKVLAQEYFDIDDPIYGKSHLKVADFSNHYQTTGSWTHAYLTQSYIGDMFINPNLVDEEIARKIWGERPVLSASLGEEALLSTDGRSLGLAHPVFSLSLRDLTGEGHPQQTGLRVLELEGERPRVYYDIIEDRVSQMSGANPYLDLFTRALDAVAQIPAGEKRFELRLLRIPALNFEALWLHSGEGQDDQLLPLRSFHGFTAMHPVSYAEAIERLREAARRVARQDDTMGA; from the coding sequence ATGGATGCCGCCGATCTCATCCACGCTACGACGCAGCCATTTTCCTCCCTTCACCGCGACATTCAAATTGCCGGTTGGCTTTTCCGTATCCGGCGGCTGGCTTTCCATATGCAGCCGCAGACGGAATCGAATTGGTGCTGGGCGGCAACCTCCACCAGCGTCTCGCATTATTATTGGTACAGAAGCCGATGGACGCAGTGCCGCGTCGCGTGTGCCGAGCTGAACCTGCAAACTTGCTGTGAGATACCGGCGCCTGATGATTGCAATGTTCCGTGGTTTCTCGATAGGGCGCTCACGCGGACTCAAAATTTTGTCAGCATTTCCGGGCCGATCCCCTTCAATGAGGTGCGCGCCGAAATCGATGCGGGGCGTCCGGTCGGGGCACGAATTGGCTGGTCTGGCGGGGGTGGCCACTTCGTGGTGATTTATGGCTATACGAAGGTGCTGGCCCAGGAGTATTTTGATATCGATGATCCGATTTATGGAAAATCACACCTCAAGGTCGCGGATTTCAGCAATCATTACCAAACCACCGGCAGCTGGACGCATGCTTATCTAACACAGAGCTATATCGGCGACATGTTCATTAACCCCAACTTAGTTGACGAAGAGATCGCGCGGAAAATCTGGGGCGAACGGCCGGTGCTTTCCGCGAGCTTAGGTGAGGAAGCTTTGCTCTCGACGGATGGACGCTCCCTGGGCTTGGCGCATCCGGTTTTTAGCTTGAGCTTACGCGATCTCACTGGCGAGGGACACCCGCAGCAGACGGGTTTGCGCGTGCTGGAGCTTGAGGGAGAGAGGCCGCGCGTCTACTATGATATCATCGAGGATCGGGTAAGCCAGATGTCCGGGGCCAATCCCTATCTTGATCTCTTCACGCGAGCGCTGGACGCCGTTGCGCAAATCCCGGCTGGAGAGAAACGATTTGAGCTGCGGCTCTTACGCATCCCGGCGCTCAACTTCGAGGCGTTGTGGTTGCATTCTGGCGAGGGTCAGGATGACCAATTGTTGCCGCTGCGAAGCTTTCATGGGTTTACGGCGATGCATCCGGTGTCTTATGCCGAAGCGATCGAGCGTTTGCGCGAGGCGGCGCGGCGCGTAGCCCGACAAGACGATACGATGGGCGCCTAA
- a CDS encoding BON domain-containing protein, producing the protein MTSQDYRVQDNRYRPDDFADDPRRDRYDEARRYQSGRRELPGQAAYGRGRDFGLREFPREGESIDRRYGESSGRARFEEDYYGGEGGFAGRDYNDRGREPRDGGVADWEAFGWRSVNPYQQGGGYRAAEYAYGASRDPRFAGDAEHRDAYAQGDQGARLRWLAERAEGPSWAGGGHIRDEYARYYGLGPKNYKRSDERIREDVSDHLSDDPYVDASEIEVNVHNSEVTLSGAVENRIQRRRAELAAEQVSGVSHIQNNLRVKPANAGGRHADQASGSADAGNAPKVAAQAR; encoded by the coding sequence ATGACATCTCAAGACTATCGTGTCCAAGACAACCGTTACCGTCCAGACGATTTTGCCGATGATCCGCGCCGTGATCGCTACGACGAGGCGCGCCGCTATCAAAGCGGCCGCAGGGAATTGCCGGGCCAGGCCGCTTATGGCCGCGGCCGTGACTTTGGCCTGCGCGAATTTCCCCGCGAGGGCGAGAGCATAGACCGGCGTTACGGAGAATCGTCCGGCCGCGCCCGTTTCGAGGAGGATTATTACGGCGGCGAAGGCGGCTTCGCCGGCCGCGATTACAATGACCGCGGCCGCGAACCGCGCGACGGCGGCGTTGCCGATTGGGAAGCTTTTGGCTGGCGCTCCGTCAATCCGTATCAACAAGGAGGCGGGTACCGCGCCGCCGAATATGCTTATGGAGCAAGCCGGGATCCGCGCTTTGCTGGGGACGCAGAGCACCGCGATGCGTATGCGCAGGGCGATCAGGGCGCCAGGCTGCGCTGGTTGGCGGAGCGTGCCGAAGGGCCGTCCTGGGCAGGTGGTGGCCACATCCGTGATGAATACGCGCGTTATTACGGCCTCGGGCCAAAAAATTACAAGCGTTCGGACGAGCGCATTCGCGAGGACGTCTCCGACCATCTGAGCGACGATCCCTATGTCGACGCTTCGGAGATCGAGGTGAATGTCCACAATTCGGAAGTTACGCTGAGCGGTGCCGTCGAAAACCGTATCCAGCGCCGCCGCGCGGAACTTGCCGCCGAACAAGTCTCCGGCGTCAGCCATATTCAGAACAATCTGCGTGTCAAACCCGCGAATGCGGGCGGCCGTCATGCCGATCAGGCTTCGGGATCTGCCGATGCGGGCAACGCGCCGAAAGTCGCGGCTCAGGCGAGATAA